From Elaeis guineensis isolate ETL-2024a chromosome 16, EG11, whole genome shotgun sequence, a single genomic window includes:
- the LOC105032951 gene encoding F-box protein SKIP23-like, whose product MSLNNWAALPLELQALILGRLEVADYLRFGAVCRSWCSTVAERPCLPKPQIPWLMLSDSTRDPDTRRFFSRPDQKMYKIHLPEIHGRLCIGSSEGWLITVDELSELHALNPLTGASLALPSVATFFDVAGVVRDSDGHITDYVIGYDNLGEVPHEVEHMRVYYYLKAILDPSSAAVAVIHGEFNDLSFAHAGDESWTALQPPLPQIFCDIIFRKGLLHAVAISGALVVFDLDAPGSPVVVTCVERPHSQKWEQRGCCFNQKYLVGSPDGKDLFQVWRDSRWLPVDGNSWRESILPGDARMTVAFTIFKLDERRNEWSEVKDLGDLALFLGHNHSMALSTREFPELTSSSIYFTDGYRDGYEMDQQVIRDVGVFNLTDGSFQPYDFHSIDYEWNWPPQIWFTPAPFSSMPTASSKP is encoded by the coding sequence ATGTCCCTCAACAATTGGGCCGCCCTTCCTCTCGAGCTACAGGCTCTTATACTCGGCCGTCTGGAGGTGGCCGACTACCTCCGGTTCGGTGCCGTCTGCCGCTCATGGTGTTCGACGGTGGCCGAGAGGCCTTGCCTGCCGAAGCCGCAGATCCCATGGCTGATGCTTTCCGATAGCACGAGGGATCCCGACACCCGTCGCTTCTTCAGCCGCCCGGACCAGAAGATGTACAAAATCCACCTCCCGGAGATCCACGGTCGCTTGTGCATCGGATCCTCCGAGGGGTGGCTGATCACCGTCGATGAGCTCTCGGAGCTGCACGCTCTCAATCCGCTCACCGGGGCATCCTTGGCCCTCCCATCCGTCGCCACGTTCTTCGATGTCGCCGGTGTCGTCCGTGACTCCGATGGCCACATCACCGACTATGTCATCGGCTATGATAACCTGGGGGAGGTGCCGCATGAAGTGGAGCACATGCGCGTGTACTACTATTTGAAGGCAATCCTCGATCCCTCCTCTGCAGCCGTGGCAGTCATCCACGGAGAATTCAACGATCTGTCATTCGCGCACGCTGGGGACGAATCATGGACCGCGCTCCAACCACCACTTCCGCAGATCTTCTGTGACATCATCTTTCGCAAGGGGCTGCTCCACGCTGTGGCCATCAGCGGGGCACTCGTAGTTTTCGATCTCGATGCCCCGGGCTCGCCGGTGGTAGTGACATGTGTAGAACGTCCCCATTCGCAAAAGTGGGAGCAGCGGGGCTGCTGCTTCAATCAAAAGTACCTGGTGGGGTCACCGGACGGTAAGGATCTGTTCCAGGTGTGGAGGGACTCGCGGTGGTTACCGGTGGACGGGAATAGCTGGAGGGAGTCCATCCTTCCTGGTGATGCGAGGATGACTGTAGCATTCACCATCTTCAAGCTCGACGAGAGACGGAACGAGTGGTCCGAGGTGAAAGACCTGGGTGATCTCGCCCTGTTCCTCGGGCATAACCACTCGATGGCACTGTCCACGCGCGAATTCCCCGAGCTTACGAGCAGCAGCATCTATTTCACCGATGGCTACAGAGATGGGTACGAAATGGATCAGCAAGTCATCCGTGATGTCGGAGTGTTCAATTTGACAGATGGAAGTTTCCAGCCCTATGATTTTCACTCGATCGATTATGAGTGGAATTGGCCGCCACAGATCTGGTTCACTCCAGCTCCTTTCTCAAGCATGCCAACCGCAAGTTCCAAGCCATGA